In Sphingobacteriales bacterium, the DNA window GAAATTTTTCAGGAGAAATAAACGGAGGATTCAATTTTATCAGTTTTCTTTTTCAAATTGAAGTTCCTGAATATAGGTTACGTTGTCAATATCCTTGCAAAGGATATAGGTTCTGAATTTTCCGGTAGTAGCCTGCAGATAACCGATGACATACTGAAGGCCTTTGGAGGAAGAGCTTTTATGTTTGATAACAAAGCTGACAGGAGGATTTTCATTGAAAAAATCTCTCAACAGAAGTTCAGCCTGTGCTTTACTGTAAATATTTTCGGTATTGTTGATTTTGAGCTCAACCCTCGCGCTGAAGTATTTTGCTATTTCCCGTGAATTACCGGATTTGATGGCAAGAGCAATTTCATCAAAAATATCCGCCAGAACTATAATACTTATGGTACTAAGTATTAAAAAGGGAATAATTAATCTGAATTTGTTGACTCTCATTTTTGAATTATAGCTGAATAATTACCAAAATTATGCCAGCAAAAGTATTGAAAAAGTTTCATTTTCATAAGCTTAAGTCATCATCTGGTTTTTCCGGGCAATCACAAAAACGTTGGTGGCCAGAAACGGATTGGAAGTAGTGGGTTTCCTGAAGACAAATTTTTTCATAAAACGCTTGAATATACTATCTTTCAGTACATCAAGGGGTGCAGTAATGAGGCAGGAATATTCCACGGTGAAGTGATGTTTTTGCAAAAGTTTTATCATTCTTTTACGGGTATAGATTCTGGCATTGGCCCATTTTTCATGACATTTTCGGGGCAGCCAGGAGAAAAAGGGAACCCTGTTCCAGGGGAGAAAAGGGAGATGGGCGCCATGGGTTTCAAAAATCCACCATTTGTGAGGAACGGTAACAGCGAGCAGTCCTCCCGGTTTTAACATTCTGTACAGTTGCGAAACGCTGTTTTCATCCCTGAGGTGTTCGATGACCTCGAAGCAGACTATCCGGTCGTATTGTTCTGTAACCTCTTCTTTTTCAATATCCTTTATGATAAATTCGCAGTTGGTGCAATTTCTTTCAAGAGCCGTCTGCCTGAAGACTGTTTCATTTTCAGGAAACAGGTCGATGCCGGTGCAAAAGCGAAAATCGTCATTGAGGAGAAAAACAGTATTCCCGTTTCCGCAGCCCACATCTGCCAGATGGAGGTCTTTCCCTGTGAATCCGGGAAATTGTTTCAGCAGCTTAATCCTGATCCGGACAAAAGAATCATTGAAATCGGCTGGCAGGCCTACATAATGTCCGTCTCTGAATCGTGTTTTATCAACCAGTGACATGGCTGGATGAAATCAGTTTTTCTTTGCCGGAACGACAGGCCCGAAAACTTCCCTGAAAAGGGCATAAAAGAGTAACAACCCGATAATGACGGAAAAGATGAGCGAAATATTTTCACCCGTATAGTATGACCTTGGTTCAAATTTGAAAACAATTTCATGTTCCCCTTCCGGAACAATCATGGCACGCAGGATATAATTCACCCTGAAATGGGGGACTTTTTTCCCGTCCAGATAGGCATTCCAGCCTTTATCGTAATAAACCTCTGAAAATACTGCCAGATGGGCTTTGTCGGACACTGTCAGGTATTTCAGTTCATGGGGTTTATATCCGTTGAAATTAATCACATCGTTTGAATCGGCAGGGTAAACGTGGGTTTTGAGCATATCCGCAAATCTTTTATCCACCACAGCGGTTTTTCTGAGATCGAAATGGTCGAGGGTGTCAATTT includes these proteins:
- a CDS encoding DUF4783 domain-containing protein, with protein sequence MRVNKFRLIIPFLILSTISIIVLADIFDEIALAIKSGNSREIAKYFSARVELKINNTENIYSKAQAELLLRDFFNENPPVSFVIKHKSSSSKGLQYVIGYLQATTGKFRTYILCKDIDNVTYIQELQFEKEN
- a CDS encoding class I SAM-dependent methyltransferase, giving the protein MSLVDKTRFRDGHYVGLPADFNDSFVRIRIKLLKQFPGFTGKDLHLADVGCGNGNTVFLLNDDFRFCTGIDLFPENETVFRQTALERNCTNCEFIIKDIEKEEVTEQYDRIVCFEVIEHLRDENSVSQLYRMLKPGGLLAVTVPHKWWIFETHGAHLPFLPWNRVPFFSWLPRKCHEKWANARIYTRKRMIKLLQKHHFTVEYSCLITAPLDVLKDSIFKRFMKKFVFRKPTTSNPFLATNVFVIARKNQMMT